The following coding sequences are from one Candidatus Borkfalkia ceftriaxoniphila window:
- a CDS encoding [Fe-Fe] hydrogenase large subunit C-terminal domain-containing protein, producing the protein MVTLKTVVLDDEKCIGCITCMRRCPTEAIRIVNGKAKIQYEKCINCGECIRSCKGGAKRPVYDSFDLVKSYPYKIALPSPSLFGQFNHLDDPNYVIEGLLALGFDEVFEVGLAAELVTDCSKKLMAEGKLPRPVISTACPAVVELILMKFHELADHMLEVYAPAKIAAKLAKKRAIGRGIPADDIGIFFISPCPAKVYSLHKEEVSNEKYISGVLSQSDVYFRLVEKMNKIEKPRKLGKCGHFGINWGSSGGESNGLGLGNYIHCSGIRNVLGLLTEMSDGKLDGADFVEMNVCPGGCVGGVLNVENPFIARNKMRQLAEKMKTPPATMEEFGLTTDFFLWDKEPEPITSFRFDSDVFAAMEKMMLVEEYLKKLPGIDCGACGAPSCRTHAEDVAMSGGILNCVKLNEVK; encoded by the coding sequence ATGGTAACGCTCAAAACGGTCGTTTTAGACGACGAAAAGTGTATCGGCTGCATCACGTGTATGCGCCGATGTCCTACCGAAGCGATCCGTATCGTCAACGGCAAGGCGAAAATACAGTATGAGAAGTGCATCAACTGCGGCGAATGTATCCGCAGTTGCAAGGGGGGCGCCAAGCGTCCCGTATACGACAGTTTCGATCTGGTGAAGAGTTATCCTTATAAGATCGCGCTGCCCTCGCCGTCGCTGTTCGGGCAGTTCAATCATCTGGACGATCCCAATTACGTCATCGAGGGGCTTTTGGCGCTCGGGTTCGACGAGGTGTTCGAAGTGGGACTAGCGGCGGAACTCGTCACCGACTGTTCGAAAAAACTCATGGCGGAGGGGAAATTGCCCCGTCCCGTCATCAGCACGGCGTGCCCCGCCGTCGTCGAACTCATCTTAATGAAATTTCACGAACTTGCCGACCATATGCTCGAAGTGTACGCGCCCGCCAAGATCGCGGCGAAACTCGCCAAAAAACGGGCGATCGGGCGCGGCATTCCCGCAGATGATATCGGCATTTTCTTCATCTCGCCCTGCCCCGCAAAGGTATACTCCCTGCACAAAGAGGAAGTTTCCAACGAAAAATACATATCGGGCGTGCTCTCGCAGAGCGACGTGTATTTCCGTCTGGTCGAAAAGATGAACAAGATCGAAAAGCCGCGCAAATTGGGCAAATGCGGTCATTTCGGCATCAACTGGGGCTCTTCGGGCGGCGAAAGCAACGGGCTGGGACTCGGCAATTATATCCATTGTTCGGGGATCCGCAACGTATTGGGGCTTCTGACCGAGATGAGCGACGGCAAACTCGACGGCGCCGATTTCGTGGAAATGAACGTCTGCCCGGGCGGCTGCGTGGGGGGCGTTCTCAACGTGGAAAATCCCTTCATCGCGCGAAACAAGATGCGCCAACTCGCCGAAAAGATGAAAACGCCGCCCGCCACCATGGAAGAATTCGGATTGACGACGGATTTCTTTTTATGGGATAAGGAGCCCGAGCCGATCACCTCTTTCCGTTTTGACTCCGACGTGTTCGCGGCGATGGAAAAGATGATGCTGGTGGAAGAATACTTGAAAAAACTGCCCGGCATCGACTGCGGCGCCTGCGGCGCGCCCTCCTGCCGCACGCACGCGGAGGACGTCGCGATGAGCGGCGGCATCTTGAACTGCGTGAAACTCAACGAAGTAAAATAG
- a CDS encoding iron-containing alcohol dehydrogenase, with protein MGRFTLPRDLYHGEGSLAELKNLKGKKAVLVLGGGSMKRFGFVDKAVGYLKEAGMEVRFIENVEPDPSVETVMKGAEVMREFQPDWIVAMGGGSPIDAAKAMWVFYEYPETSFEAIIQPFSFPSLRTKAKFCAIPSTSGTATEVTAFAVITDYAKGIKYPLADFNITPDVAIVDPALAETMPAKLTAHTGMDAMTHAIEAFVSTLHCNYTDPLALWAIKLIHENLKKSYDGDAQARATMHDAQCLAGMAFSNALLGIVHSMAHKTGAAFTGGHIIHGCANAMYLPKVIQYNAKNAEAAERYAYIARYIGLEGDSTDALVKALVKELRHMNDELDIPQSIKNYGQGGVKAETSIIDEKEYKQKLKEVARLAISDACTGSNPRQPSQEDMEKLLLAVYNDEDIDF; from the coding sequence ATGGGACGTTTTACGTTACCCCGCGATCTGTATCACGGCGAAGGTTCTTTGGCGGAACTCAAAAACTTAAAAGGCAAAAAGGCGGTTCTTGTACTCGGCGGCGGCAGCATGAAGAGATTCGGCTTTGTGGATAAGGCGGTCGGCTATCTGAAAGAAGCGGGCATGGAGGTGCGTTTTATCGAAAACGTCGAGCCCGACCCCTCGGTGGAAACGGTGATGAAGGGCGCCGAGGTCATGCGCGAATTCCAGCCCGACTGGATCGTGGCGATGGGCGGCGGCTCGCCGATCGACGCGGCGAAAGCCATGTGGGTGTTCTACGAATATCCCGAAACCTCGTTCGAGGCGATCATTCAGCCTTTTTCGTTCCCCTCGCTTCGCACCAAGGCGAAATTCTGCGCCATTCCCTCTACTTCGGGAACGGCTACCGAAGTGACCGCGTTCGCCGTGATCACCGATTACGCGAAGGGCATCAAATACCCGCTCGCCGACTTCAATATCACGCCCGACGTGGCGATCGTCGATCCCGCGCTCGCGGAGACCATGCCCGCCAAACTGACGGCGCATACGGGCATGGACGCGATGACGCACGCCATCGAGGCGTTCGTTTCCACGCTGCACTGCAATTATACCGACCCTCTGGCATTGTGGGCGATCAAACTCATTCACGAAAATCTGAAAAAGTCCTACGACGGCGACGCGCAGGCGCGCGCCACCATGCACGACGCGCAGTGCCTTGCGGGCATGGCGTTCTCCAACGCGCTCCTCGGCATCGTGCACTCCATGGCGCATAAGACGGGCGCGGCGTTTACGGGCGGCCATATCATTCACGGCTGCGCCAACGCCATGTATCTGCCCAAGGTCATTCAGTATAACGCCAAAAACGCCGAGGCGGCGGAGCGCTATGCGTACATCGCCCGCTATATCGGTTTGGAAGGCGATTCCACCGATGCGCTCGTCAAGGCGCTCGTCAAGGAACTGCGCCATATGAACGACGAGTTGGATATCCCGCAGTCCATCAAAAATTACGGACAGGGCGGCGTGAAAGCGGAAACTTCGATCATCGACGAGAAGGAATATAAGCAGAAACTGAAAGAGGTCGCGCGGCTCGCCATCAGCGACGCGTGCACGGGTTCCAATCCCCGCCAGCCTTCGCAGGAAGACATGGAAAAATTGTTGCTCGCCGTGTACAACGACGAAGATATCGATTTCTAA
- a CDS encoding DRTGG domain-containing protein, translated as MKIKDVVRLLKAEILCGEDHLDTDIHTACGSDMMSDVLAYVKDQSVLLTGLLNPQVVRTAEMMDMLCIVFVRGKRPESEVVELARQKGIVLLSTEERLFTACGILYTNGLGGGE; from the coding sequence ATGAAAATCAAGGATGTTGTTCGGCTTCTCAAAGCCGAAATATTATGCGGGGAAGATCATCTGGACACCGATATCCATACGGCGTGCGGTTCGGATATGATGAGCGATGTTTTGGCATACGTGAAAGATCAATCGGTGCTTCTGACGGGGCTTTTGAATCCGCAGGTCGTGCGCACCGCCGAAATGATGGATATGCTCTGCATCGTGTTCGTGCGCGGCAAGCGTCCGGAATCGGAGGTCGTCGAACTCGCGCGGCAAAAGGGCATTGTGCTTCTTTCCACCGAAGAGCGGCTGTTTACCGCCTGCGGCATACTTTATACCAACGGTCTGGGCGGCGGTGAATGA
- a CDS encoding DRTGG domain-containing protein → MTVKEWCARAGLTVFCLGNPDAEIKNGYCGDFLSNVISRAPDACAWLTVMNNVNVAAVATLVDCACVVLCEGVAPDEPLAARAKTQNINLLGCSKDVYQTAKMLFEACGV, encoded by the coding sequence ATGACGGTCAAAGAATGGTGCGCCCGCGCGGGCCTCACGGTATTTTGTTTGGGGAATCCCGACGCGGAGATAAAAAACGGCTATTGCGGCGACTTTTTGAGCAACGTGATCAGCCGCGCGCCCGACGCGTGCGCCTGGCTCACTGTGATGAATAACGTCAACGTGGCGGCGGTGGCGACGCTCGTCGACTGCGCCTGCGTGGTCCTGTGCGAGGGCGTAGCGCCCGACGAACCGCTTGCAGCGCGCGCCAAAACGCAGAATATCAATCTTTTGGGGTGTTCCAAAGACGTATATCAGACTGCAAAAATGCTTTTCGAAGCGTGCGGCGTATGA
- a CDS encoding putative manganese transporter, with the protein MTDIIVDAIVDSLKLFPFLFLIYAVIEVLEHNTAIGKKGGVLQGNLAPLLGALTGIVPQCGFSVMSAKLYDRKLIRTGTILSVFIATSDEAIIILLSDGSKALSVLPLIGLKLLLAVVVGYAANAFLKHERLDRTEEPIGACCEECDDCARVGNGFIERYILTPLYHSLKIFFFILAVNLVFGVIFYFAGEEQISAFLQRGYVFQPFLTALVGLIPNCASSVILTQTYILGGISFGGLFAGLCSNAGLGLVVLFKNPKNLKKNCLMVLVLYTVGTAAGLIIDLFCRLAM; encoded by the coding sequence ATGACGGATATCATTGTCGACGCGATCGTCGACAGCCTAAAATTATTCCCGTTCCTGTTTCTGATCTACGCAGTCATCGAGGTCCTTGAACACAACACCGCCATCGGCAAGAAGGGCGGCGTGTTGCAGGGGAATCTGGCGCCTCTTCTGGGCGCCTTGACGGGTATCGTTCCCCAATGCGGGTTTTCGGTGATGTCCGCCAAACTGTATGACCGCAAACTGATCCGCACGGGAACGATTCTTTCGGTGTTCATCGCCACCAGTGACGAGGCGATCATTATTTTGTTGTCCGACGGTTCCAAAGCGCTCTCCGTGCTGCCGCTCATCGGATTGAAACTTCTGCTCGCGGTCGTCGTCGGCTATGCGGCGAACGCCTTTTTAAAGCATGAAAGGCTCGACAGGACCGAAGAACCCATCGGCGCGTGCTGTGAGGAATGCGACGACTGCGCCCGCGTAGGCAACGGATTTATCGAGCGCTATATCCTCACGCCCCTGTACCACTCTTTAAAGATCTTTTTCTTTATCCTCGCGGTCAATCTCGTATTCGGCGTGATCTTTTATTTTGCGGGAGAGGAACAGATCTCCGCGTTTTTGCAACGCGGTTATGTGTTCCAGCCGTTTCTGACCGCGCTCGTGGGCCTGATACCCAACTGCGCCAGCAGCGTCATCCTCACGCAGACATACATTTTAGGCGGCATTTCCTTCGGCGGGCTGTTCGCGGGGCTGTGTTCCAACGCGGGGCTGGGGCTGGTCGTGCTCTTCAAAAATCCGAAAAATCTCAAAAAAAATTGTCTGATGGTGCTCGTGCTCTATACCGTGGGTACGGCGGCGGGACTGATCATAGACCTGTTTTGCCGTTTGGCAATGTAA
- a CDS encoding ATP-binding protein, translating into MQCVKLGFDVDGENFSSAGNASESVKRTLKQIGIAPASVRRVAIAMYEGEINMVIHAHGGRAEVEVYPDHADIWLKDRGPGIADIALAMKEGYSTASENIRSLGFGAGMGLPNMKKYSDEMRIDSTVGVGTTVFLRVNF; encoded by the coding sequence ATGCAATGCGTAAAACTCGGTTTTGACGTGGACGGCGAGAATTTTTCTTCCGCGGGCAACGCCAGCGAGAGCGTCAAGCGCACCTTGAAACAGATCGGCATAGCCCCCGCGTCGGTGCGCCGCGTCGCCATCGCCATGTACGAAGGGGAGATCAACATGGTCATTCACGCGCACGGCGGCAGGGCGGAGGTGGAAGTCTATCCCGACCACGCCGATATCTGGCTCAAAGACAGGGGGCCCGGCATCGCGGACATCGCGCTCGCCATGAAAGAAGGGTACTCCACGGCGTCGGAAAATATCCGCAGCCTCGGATTCGGCGCGGGCATGGGCCTCCCGAATATGAAAAAATACAGCGACGAAATGCGCATCGACAGCACGGTCGGCGTGGGTACGACGGTGTTTTTACGGGTGAATTTTTAG